The Apium graveolens cultivar Ventura chromosome 10, ASM990537v1, whole genome shotgun sequence nucleotide sequence AATCTAGTCAACAAAGTGGACTCTTTGTACACCATGCTCAAGACCCTGGAAACCTCAATCACTCAAATACACctccatcaagctcaacaaacactGCTTCTTCAAAtgttggtggctgcacaaacctcaaccTCCATACAACTTGATGCTAATAATAAGGGGACGAAAGACTCTATCATTCCAGTTAGTCAGGAAGAGTCAataagtgagggggagaaagtacTCAACATACAAGTTACCAAggtgattgttccagcaattgCTTTTTCTAAGCCACCATCCCTTGACATCATTGATCTGATCAAAATAGCAGCAACTAAGTTGGAGTTAAATGACAAATTGAAAAAGCTTGTTGTAGCAGCAACTGAGTTGTAAttaaatgaaaaatggaagaagcttgatgaaaacatcaagaagaagtttggtccaattgagaagcaagacaaagtcttctctcatttctctcaattgagaccaatttcagCAAATGAAATGAGCGTAGGGAACATGGAAAGAGGTCAGCCCTCATCAAttaaatctccaaaggccaatgtgatttttaaacccaagagaaattatccacagaattcagaaaaaaaatccattggacctaatgtatgaaacccctaagccagatgaaaagaagctgcttggaaggtccATAGCTTTCTTCAAAGACCCTAGAGACTCAGTTTCAAAGAAGAGAATagccaaaatctacaggaatggtaaaatgatttgtgtggtggctgaacatccacagtttgcagatgcaaagaaagaagaaaaggtgaggctcaaacaacaacaaaagcaaaccggtttagatgccaagaacctaATCAAGGAGTTGCAATCACGATAGCTATTTTGCCTACTATGACAATTGAGAATCTGATtgaagaaaaataagaaaaaccAAAGCATACTAGAGGAAATTTAGATACAAGCTCCCATTCAAGAGGAAGCTGGATTTCAATGATGATAAGGAAGAATACATGCCAACCCCATATACTACTTCAAGTCAACGATCCATACCTCCATTAaaggaggctgaattcaaggttgatcctaacatAACTTTCCATGGTGAACCTGTAATTCCTAAGGATGAACATATAGATTAAGACAGtctgcctcttcctgatctaaacattccaatccaAGTTAAGCCATGAAAGACAAAGAAAAGAACTATTAAGAAAACCAAGCctgtcaaacttcaatccaaatcattCACCTCACCAAACCAACTGTctacaagggagatcaactcttcatttgtgatattaaagaattctcagacataaatcttTATCTGAATGAGCTAGAAGATGTTGGAGCTAATGATTCTTACAAACACCTTCCAAaaagattagtcttcaggtacaagggtcgaagagagatgacttggccacttcacagaattctcaatgaaggctattcgGTTTTGGTAAATattttctcctcaataaagaagaattttggattcaacattattgccaagaaaatggtaatGAATAAAATTAAGGAGCTAATGAACAACAAAAGAAATCCAAATGCACTCCAAGGAGTATTAACATTTCCCTTCACTAGAGACtaagtgcatttgaggccatactggataatggagttcaaagatgaaaaatgCATCCAAAGATTCTTTAGATTGGAAGATCATctaaagatttcaagcaatgaaactctcttAAAGATGCAAGAAAAGATGGATCAGACATATGAAGATGATTCTGAGTTCTACAgataactccaaaatcaaattgaggaaaacaatgtgaagctgggaaagaagttCAGACAGTCAAGGAAGTAATCTTAATTTGCttagtctagaggagcaccttgaaaatggcatTCATCCAATTGAGTTATCACGACCTTCATTTTCTTCCGTTGGAATGcgttcaacatggcattcattgaattgAGTTATCACGGACCTCACTAGGCATACATACTTTTCCATGAtttcatctcttgcctcaaactcCCCCTTGACCTGGGATACCACCAGCTTTGAGTCCCCATAAACTTTCAAGTTTTTAACGCTCAACGTCCCTGataggccaaggccagctatcagagcttcatactcGTCTTCATAATTGGTGGTTGaaaaatctagcttcatagcatattcaatcaagaatccATCGGGGCTTTGCAAAAGTAACCCCGCTCCactcaaatttatttttgatgctccatcaaaatagagaacccagaaATCCTTGTCCTTGTTTTGTCTACCTTCATTATCTTCTTTTTCCTCCATGTCCCGAGGTTCTATATTtccctgccccccgacttcttagttgaggatggtacattcaaccacgaagtcagccaaggcctgggcttttattgtcatTCATGGTTTATACTTTATGATGAATTCTCCCAGCTCAATGGCCCATTTAATCAGCCTTCCACTGGCTTTAGGACTGTGGATGATGTTTCTCAaaggctgatttgttagtacctcaattttatgagcttggaagtaaggacgcaacttccttGAGGCCATCACTAGGGTTAAAGTAAACTTTTCAATAATcaaataattcaactcagctccgtACAGAATCTTACTAACATAGTATATGGTTTCTGCACTCTAAGTTCCTCCTTAATCAATACGACGCTCAAGGCATTTTCGGAAACGACCAAATATAAGTACAAAGTTTCATTCAGGTCTGGTTTGGCTAGCAACAGGGCTTGGACCATTTATTTCTTCAACCCTTTAAACGCTTCTTGAATTTTCTCAGTCCATATGAAATCTTATATTTTtttcaaggatttgaagaatggcaagcacttgtctccagatTTGGAGATAAATCGTCCTAAGGCAGCAACCGTTCTGGTGAGCTTTTGAACACCTTTGATAGTCCGTGGAGGCTTCATATCCAAAATGGCCTATACCTTATCAGGATTTGTctcaattcccctcttggagaTCATAAATCCCAAAACCTTTCCAGATCCCACTTCGAAAGCACACTTtacaggatttaacatcattaTGTGGTATCTCTGGACCTCAaaggcttccctcaaatgggctatATGGTCAGTCTTCCCAAGACTCTTGACcaacatgtcatctacatatacttCCATTATTTTTCCGATAAGATCTTTAAAAATCTTGTTTAAtaacctttgataggtagctcctgcattcttgagaccaaataccataacaagataacaaaaaataacaaagtcagtgataaatgatacctttgggatgtcatccttatgcatcttgatctgattgtatccactggatccatccataaagctcaaTATTTCGTGACAAGTGGTCGCATCTATCAGTGTATCTATCATTGGTAACGGGAAATAATCCTTTTGccatgcatcattcagatcagtgaaatccacgcacattctccattttccattagcctcCTTTACCATTATAGGTTTTGCTAGCCATTCCGAAAattgtatctcttcaatgaaaccagcctctaagagcttctctacttcttgcttGATTTTCTTCTGCCTCTCAGGGGAAAAactccttttctttttctttaccatctttCGATTCAGATTTACGTTCAATTTGTTAGGGATCATTTTCGGGTCTatgccaggcatatcagctgccgaccatgcaaatacatcactattttcttgtaaaaaccTCACTAACTTCCCTCAGAAGGGATCCTCCAGtgatgctccaatgaaagtcactttaTGGGGATCTTCGGGAGCCAAAGGGATCGGAATCAAGTCTTATGccggcttccctcttttctcatcattttcgTGAATATCtagatcttcaataggcaaaaCCTGCCTCGAACTCCATCATCCCTaagagaggctacataacaactccttgccatcttttgatctcctctctcttccccaatcccattccgggtgggaaacttcattacTAAATGGTAAGAAGAGGGAACTTCCTTGAAAGCGTGTATTTtcgttcttcccatgattgcacTATAAGTTAAACCAACTTTTACCACCAAAAAGTTCAACACTTGTGTTGCTTTTCTTGGTTCCTAACCCATAATTAAAGGCAACTTAATTATCTCTTCCACGGGGCACTCGACTCCAGCGAAACCATATATTGACATATTAGTTGGGGtcaattgagaatcattgtaacccatccttatgAAGGTATCATAGAGTAAGATGTCTCCTACGATCATTGAAATTCCTTCTCTCACTGTTATTTCTTTCATCTTTCTCTCCACTCCCAGTATACTTGCTCAGCCTTCCTTTATGAATGAGGAATTCAATCTCATCTTTCAGTTGTCAGCACTCATCAGTATCATAaccagcatccttgtgaaatctacaatatttgctcctATCTAGCTTAGCAGGATCAACCTTTAAGGGCTTGGGCCAACGAACATCCCTATGtctctcaatttccatcaagatcagacttctaggagcattcacctaagcatattcggtgaacttttgtccaggtcctcccttcttcggggttgaatcagCGTCTTTCTCAGTTCGAGGATACTTATCTTTGGCATTGTATTCTTGTTCAGTCTTCCGTTTCTTGCCACCAGCGCGGTCgttattcaccaccaccttcttcatactttcctccTCCTTAATATACTTTTCGgacctatcttggagctgtagcatactttcaggggggcgcttagctaaggacatcttaaagaactcatctctagttccctgctacagtgctatcatagccaccttgtcatcaagatctgggaccttcaaggcttcctttgtgaaatgattcagataATCCCTCAAAGGCTCCCTTGCTCCTTATACAATGCTCATGAGAGATGccgaacttttctcatggactcttccattGATAAATTGCTTAATGAAAGCTTGACTTAAGTCTCCAAAGGACCTTATTGAATTCGGAGGCAAACGATTGTTCCACCTTTGAGCCTTTCCTGACAGGGTTTGAGGCgaggcctgacacttaatagcatcgttcacgggctgcaacaatagtgcattagagaatgttctgacatgattagtgggatctctagtaccatcatatgctttgatggtgggcatcttaaacttccttgagatgtgggaATTCATTATTTCTTCAATGAATGgtggatttggatcatcaggatctcctaggggcataaAATCACTTGGGTCATCCCTTGAGACAATaacccttcttggtattggaccatccgggtctatgattggaggaggatctCTCCGCCTCGGAGGAAGTGGGGTCTTGGGATCAGGTGCGCCTCCaggtcgcgcttcagcctttggatctcagcttcatgagcccagatcctctcctatacttcttggggattcatccctcgGGTGCTTCTAGGGCGCTGgttagcatcaggaattggttATTTACCAGCACACCTCCTTCTTGgagccacatcatcatccgaagattcagagtccCTTTTAGTAtaaggtccagagaattcttgGTCCTCAAAAATAGGAGCCAAACCGCTTGTGTAGTGGCGTGTCTGCCCTTGTGTTTTATTCTGATCGGAGTGTCCACtccctccaacctcggggtataggggcatcccgtaaggtgggttagtggtcacaatagttgaatactcatacccaacgggttgagGGTTCACAGATGCATATAGCTACTAaaattggggattcgtcccttgaggagccaaTGGATTCATCCCTTATGGCTGAGGCTCAGTTGCTCCCATCAAGGTTCCTCCTCAGGTGGAGGCGTAGGTTGAGTGCGGGGTATCTCCACCATCGATGAGATTGGTTGAGTCGTCCCAGCTGCTGTTCCTTCAGGGGCGTTGTTTATGCtccgtgtgttcaccatggttgttgttatgctttcccacagacgacgATAAATGTTATGGGTAAATACTTAGGGTGTATTTATTGCTGGGGTCCATGTGCTTCGAGGCTCAATTTGACTgttctcgtgtttcgtgactcaatctgcctttcaCAAGATGCTTACGTACCTTGCTATATGCTAAGGATCATATCgaaaaacatagttctgatttgtggggtgagaccccttatataggcatgggATGCCTTTGAATTGTGTTAAGGTTAAGAGACTTGGTGGACAAATCTCAGACTTagagtggactttggagtcctataatgCAGGAAGTTGGGTCCCCATCCCTTGGGGTTTCTTGGAGGTCAATCCCCAAGGAATTATATCCATATTTGGCTTCTCTTTATTAGTTGTTTTTACccatattaattatttatgaatttatttaatAGTCGGGGTTTTGGACCCTTTCAAATGGGTTTTATTATCAGCCCAAACTGGgcataattaatgcgatattaattatgcaatcagggtttattttactCTCTATCAAGTATATTAAAATTTCACATTTGTacttttattttgagaaaaatatcgataattttatgattttttgaCAAGTTTGTAAAACTGATAATTGATATTCATTTTCAAAAAAGAGATTTCAATTAATCCTAGAAAGTTACACAATTATAACAAAACAAAATACAGTTTcatgtaaattttataaaaatacactattgttcatatatatattaataaaaatgatttaaatataaatattatatattaataaaaatgatTTGAATACGATGTTATAAATACTATATTATGAGGatttcaaaattttgaaaaactaaaacaaaataaaatatggttGTAGGAATAAGAATATAGTATATAAGGTTTGTAACTTAAGATTAAGACCagtaatataatatttataagcCGGAGATGCCCTTACTATTTCCCCCATATATATCTTaaattttgtttaaaaaaatttataCAAGTATTTAGTAAATACTTAttatttgttatatatataaacttaTCCAAGTCGAGCCGAGTTCAAGCCGAATCTGAGCCGATTCCGAGCAGAACATACAaaaaaactcggctcggctcaTTCAACTATCCGAGCTCATTTTTATGTTCATGATCGACTCATTTAAGTAAACGAATCGAGCTGAGTTCACTTAAACGAGCTGATCCTCAATTTTGTACACGAATGACTCTGTTCATTTGCAGCTCTAATCGTCACATGTTGAAGCTTCGGTAGGAGGTAGGAGGTGAGCTTCCAGCTTATATTCATTTCTAATACGAGTGTACTAGCTTATACCTCTACTATGCACAAATTACCTTTTGACATTTGTTATTTTATTAgttatacttttaattttttaatactAACTTTTTCTTTTATTGTTTAACTTAGAAGAGTCATTTACAAGAGCTATGGGTATTTTGCTTTAAATATGATAATAAAATATTCTAGTCCACTATTTCAAATAGTAACCCGTTTAAGTCCTGCAATAAGCTCCTATAGATTTATTAAACTTAGAATAGTTATATATGCTGAAGATTGGACATGACAATTATTTAGTGTCCTATCCTTCCAATTGAAACTTAGAAACTTTGACCAACTGAAATACCATGTACAAGATGAACTTTTAATGTTAAAAGAGAAGTAGGAAAAAAACAAATAGAGAGGAATGTGTGATGCCTCCTCATCATGTGAGGAAGTCTGTTGATAATAAGAATCTAATATTATAAGTTTAAGCACAAATTTTCTATGTACTTATTACAGAGTCGTGTTTATTTGAGCactatatttaatttttaaaaatactAATGTCAAGTAAATAAGATAAGGGTAGTTGAGGTACTACACGGCTAGGTCCTTGGCTCGGCCTAAATTACAAATCTTTAAAATTATACCAGGTTAAGACCTCATAAGTTCCACAAAAGAGAGATGAAAATTTTAGATCTTCTGTCAAAAAGCCACCCATTCAATCTTTCCGGTATCTTTCTTTCCTTCCTCCTCGTCTCTCAGTCTCTCAGTCTCTTGCTTTACCTTCAATATTTCATATCCCTTGATCCATGTAACTGCACTGCAATAAAATAATGTAGCATATGTTAGAATTATGTCACATATGTATAGTTTAACATTTTAATCTTGTCCGTTACTTGTCTAACCGGCTAGCCAGACCCATCTGCGAGAACCATGCTATAATCCAAAAATGCTTAAGTACACTAATGTAATCATAATTGGTTAATTTTTAGAGAAAAAATGGTAATCTAGGTTGTATGGGCTAGATCTGATCAAGTAATTATGATGAGACTGGTGACATGAGTAATGAGAGCAAATTCGTTTTCTCAAAAAAGAGGCACTAGAACATTTTTGGGGGCTTGTCGTGCTGAAAGTCTGTACGAAATACTTGCTTATCAAGTTTCAAACCTTATTTCTATAAATCTTGCGACTTCTCATTTAAATTTGATGTCAGTTTTAAGAACGATTCGTCTTGCTTCAAAGAGACATGGCGCGCCCTCGTGATAGAGTCAAGGAGCGCCTTGTTGATTGAAGAAAGGGAATTTGAGTAATTCTGTGAACTACCTCCTGCCCTGTAGAAGGCCTTAGGGCATGCTCTAATGTAGGAAAAATGGCCTGGTAAGGACTTCAATATTTATATTTGGACGAGTTCTTTTGAtgattcaaggaagaagaagattattattactaacttattttttacaggtactctattgaagaactcatTCATGTAATGCAACCATAGGAAGACGGTGTTCGTGGTTAGAGACCTCCACGGGTATGCCTGGACGGAAGGCCTCCTCCAGTAGTTAAtgagtatcctgcactttgcacccaaaagcttggaaTCTCTTGTCCTGCAATCAGGTAGGGGCTCCTTAACGGGGGACAAGTATGCGTCCAATATTTtgggtgaaccacggctatacatGTGTCCACGGATTAGAGAAACaactggtagcggagggttatccttggccagggagatgccttatccgtgaagtctcgaatCCGTGAACGAGctttgggcctttgtggttgggcctcatcggcggacattcctaaagctagtagaagatgGTTTCCAGTAGGTTTCTTACTGGGCCTCAGGATaagagatctaagcccattagatttcttgttgCCCAAGAACTAcattggcttgattccctataaatagggatacgtagacATATTGCAAGGGGTcggaagcgagagcgcaaaggagctCCTACTAACCTTAAGCAATCTCATCTACCAATAACCACCACAACCGAACACCGTTCATATTTTCCgacaaagaaccaccgtcacagatcttgtttccaTCTATAAACCTTGAATTTTATTGCTACGAAATTCCTCCGTCAataaattggcgctagaaggaggggc carries:
- the LOC141690419 gene encoding uncharacterized protein LOC141690419, producing MEEKEDNEGRQNKDKDFWVLYFDGASKINLSGAGLLLQSPDGFLIEYAMKLDFSTTNYEDEYEALIAGLGLSGTLSVKNLKVYGDSKLVVSQVKGEFEARDEIMEKYVCLVRSVITQFNECHVERIPTEENEGRDNSIG